Proteins encoded within one genomic window of Armatimonadota bacterium:
- the hutH gene encoding histidine ammonia-lyase, translating to MLVRLGGTLTIGDVVAVAEGRAQVEVPDSAREALAKARAQVDRIVAAGTPVYAITTGVGKLASVPVSREDADRLQLNIIRSHAAGVGSPAPTGVVRAMMLLRAHGLALGHSGVRPEAVDLLAAFLNRRIHPIVPEQGSVGASGDLAPLAHLALALIGEGEVSVEGERLAARVALERNGLRPLCLRAKEGVALVNGTQFMTGWGALTVHLALRLCAAADAVGAMTLEALRGSSAALDPRLHRLRPHPGQQASAENVRRVIAGSALVDSVPARVQDAYSLRCIPQVHGAVRDAVTYAAGVVGVELNAVTDNPLLFPEEDLVLSGGNFHGQPVAVAMDFLAVALAGLGTMCERRVERLLNPALSGLPAFLSTDGGLRSGLMLTQYTAAALVSENKVLAHPASADSIPTSANQEDHVSMGATAARKAATVVAHLEQVVAIELLCAAQALEFRGAAEMGLGTAAGHAVLRETVPALDDDRVLAPDIEAATVLVRSGRLLEAVERAVGVLR from the coding sequence GTGCTCGTCCGCCTGGGTGGGACGCTGACCATCGGCGATGTCGTCGCCGTGGCCGAGGGCCGTGCACAGGTTGAGGTGCCCGACAGCGCGCGGGAAGCCCTCGCCAAGGCCCGTGCTCAGGTTGACCGCATAGTTGCCGCGGGAACTCCGGTCTACGCCATCACCACGGGCGTCGGGAAACTGGCTTCGGTTCCTGTCTCACGCGAGGACGCCGACCGCCTGCAGCTCAACATCATCCGCAGCCACGCCGCCGGCGTTGGGTCGCCTGCCCCGACCGGCGTGGTGCGTGCCATGATGCTGCTGCGTGCGCACGGTTTGGCGCTGGGACACTCGGGCGTCCGGCCGGAGGCAGTGGACCTACTGGCGGCGTTCCTCAACCGCCGCATCCACCCCATCGTTCCCGAGCAGGGATCGGTCGGCGCCAGCGGCGACCTGGCGCCCTTGGCGCACCTGGCGCTTGCGCTGATCGGCGAGGGCGAGGTCTCTGTGGAAGGCGAGCGCCTTGCCGCGAGAGTCGCGCTCGAGAGGAACGGACTGCGGCCGCTCTGCCTTCGCGCGAAGGAAGGGGTGGCCCTGGTCAACGGGACGCAGTTCATGACAGGGTGGGGAGCCCTGACCGTCCACCTTGCACTCCGGCTCTGCGCCGCGGCCGATGCCGTGGGCGCCATGACGCTGGAGGCGCTGCGGGGCAGTTCTGCTGCGCTTGATCCACGGCTCCACCGGTTGCGCCCTCATCCCGGACAGCAGGCCAGCGCGGAGAACGTGCGACGCGTGATCGCGGGAAGCGCGCTGGTGGACAGCGTTCCCGCGCGCGTTCAGGACGCCTACAGTCTGCGGTGCATACCCCAGGTGCACGGGGCGGTGCGCGACGCCGTGACCTACGCCGCCGGCGTGGTGGGGGTAGAGCTGAACGCGGTAACCGATAACCCGCTCCTGTTCCCGGAGGAGGATCTGGTTCTCTCGGGCGGCAACTTCCACGGCCAGCCGGTTGCGGTGGCGATGGACTTCCTGGCCGTGGCGCTGGCCGGTCTGGGCACGATGTGCGAGCGAAGGGTGGAACGGCTGCTGAACCCGGCGCTGAGCGGGTTGCCCGCGTTCCTTTCCACTGACGGCGGCCTTCGATCAGGGTTGATGCTGACCCAGTATACGGCCGCTGCGCTTGTCTCGGAGAACAAGGTGCTGGCCCACCCGGCCAGCGCCGACAGTATTCCGACCTCCGCGAATCAGGAAGACCACGTGAGCATGGGTGCCACCGCTGCACGCAAGGCGGCCACGGTGGTGGCCCATCTCGAGCAGGTTGTGGCGATCGAGCTGCTGTGCGCGGCCCAGGCCCTCGAGTTCCGCGGCGCCGCGGAGATGGGACTCGGTACCGCAGCCGGCCACGCCGTGTTGCGGGAGACCGTTCCTGCGCTCGACGACGACCGCGTGCTGGCCCCGGACATCGAGGCGGCCACGGTGCTCGTGCGCAGCGGGCGCCTGCTGGAGGCGGTCGAGCGCGCAGTCGGGGTGCTCAGGTGA
- the hutU gene encoding urocanate hydratase: MKRVIRAPRGTSLSCRGWPQEAALRMLMNNLDPEVAEKPDDLIVYGGTGKAARSWAAFDALTSALRALGDDETLLVQSGKPVGAFRTHAWAPRVVISNAMLVPAWATWERFWEYEAQGLTMYGQMTAGSWIYIGTQGILQGTYETFAEVARQHFGGTLRGRLVLTAGLGGMGGAQPMAVTMNEGVALVVEADPARIHRRKSQGWVDRATDSLDEALRWCRAARHAGQPLSVALLGNASEILPEVLRRGVPVDVVTDQTSAHDPLEGYIPSGVSAEEAPGVRRQDPAGYVARSRASMACHCEAMVGLLRSGAVVFDYGNNLRGQAREGGFADAFAYPGFVQAYVRPLFCEGKGPFRWVAISGEPADIAATDAAILDLFPDNQGLARWIRLAGDRVPFQGLPARICWLGYGERAQAGLAFNDLVRAGQVAAPIVIGRDHLDAGSVASPLRETEGMLDGSDAIADWPILNALVNTCAGATWVSVHHGGGVGIGYSIHAGQVSVADGTDLAAQKLERVLTTDPGTGVLRHADAGYPAALEAAVRWGLRLPGAS; this comes from the coding sequence GTGAAGCGGGTCATCCGCGCGCCTCGCGGCACCTCGCTCTCCTGCCGTGGGTGGCCACAGGAAGCGGCGCTGCGCATGCTGATGAACAACTTGGATCCCGAGGTGGCCGAGAAGCCGGACGACCTTATTGTATACGGCGGAACCGGGAAGGCCGCCCGGAGCTGGGCGGCGTTTGACGCGCTGACCTCTGCCCTGCGCGCGCTGGGCGACGACGAGACGCTACTGGTGCAGTCGGGCAAGCCCGTGGGCGCTTTTCGCACGCACGCATGGGCTCCACGCGTCGTAATCAGCAACGCCATGCTTGTGCCGGCATGGGCCACCTGGGAGCGGTTCTGGGAGTACGAAGCCCAGGGCTTGACGATGTACGGGCAGATGACCGCCGGCTCCTGGATCTACATAGGGACGCAAGGCATCCTGCAGGGTACCTACGAAACGTTCGCGGAGGTTGCGCGCCAGCATTTCGGCGGAACCCTGCGCGGCCGGTTGGTCCTGACCGCCGGGCTGGGGGGCATGGGCGGGGCTCAGCCGATGGCAGTCACCATGAACGAGGGTGTGGCGCTCGTAGTCGAGGCCGATCCGGCCCGTATTCACAGGCGCAAGTCGCAGGGTTGGGTGGACCGGGCAACGGACTCGCTGGATGAGGCGCTGCGCTGGTGCCGCGCTGCGAGGCATGCAGGGCAACCCCTGTCGGTGGCCCTGCTGGGCAATGCCAGTGAGATCTTGCCCGAGGTCCTCCGGCGGGGGGTGCCCGTGGATGTGGTGACAGACCAGACCTCGGCACACGACCCCCTGGAGGGGTACATCCCTTCTGGGGTCAGCGCCGAGGAGGCGCCAGGAGTGCGACGACAGGATCCCGCGGGCTACGTTGCACGGTCGCGGGCCTCGATGGCCTGCCACTGCGAGGCGATGGTGGGCCTGCTGCGGTCCGGCGCGGTGGTCTTCGACTACGGCAACAACCTCCGCGGCCAGGCGCGCGAGGGCGGTTTCGCGGACGCCTTCGCCTATCCGGGATTCGTGCAGGCCTATGTTCGGCCCCTGTTCTGCGAGGGAAAGGGGCCTTTCCGCTGGGTGGCGATCTCCGGTGAACCCGCGGACATCGCGGCCACCGATGCCGCGATTCTTGATCTGTTCCCCGACAATCAGGGACTCGCGCGATGGATCCGCCTTGCCGGAGATCGGGTACCATTCCAGGGCCTGCCGGCGCGGATCTGCTGGCTGGGATACGGAGAGCGTGCGCAGGCAGGCCTGGCGTTCAACGATCTGGTTCGTGCCGGCCAGGTGGCCGCCCCGATCGTCATCGGGCGCGATCACCTGGACGCGGGTTCGGTCGCCTCGCCGCTGCGCGAGACCGAGGGGATGCTGGACGGCTCAGACGCCATCGCCGACTGGCCGATCCTGAACGCGCTGGTAAACACCTGTGCGGGCGCGACATGGGTCTCAGTGCACCACGGCGGGGGCGTGGGCATCGGCTACTCGATCCACGCCGGACAGGTCAGCGTGGCCGACGGCACCGACCTGGCCGCGCAGAAGCTCGAGCGCGTGCTGACGACCGATCCGGGTACCGGAGTTCTGCGTCACGCCGACGCCGGCTACCCTGCGGCGCTGGAGGCGGCCGTTCGTTGGGGCCTGCGCCTGCCCGGCGCCTCCTAG
- a CDS encoding ASCH domain-containing protein translates to MLALNFYSTVFADALRHGVKTATIRLGDKSDKYCDGQVVWITVGRRFGTRRKIFAAVIDRVELKRLAEVTPREIERDNPQLRRHEDLVEFLSKIYGRPVTLDDEVTVIHFSRVEEGEGLPPMDV, encoded by the coding sequence ATGCTTGCGCTGAACTTCTACTCGACCGTGTTCGCCGATGCCCTGCGCCACGGCGTGAAGACGGCGACGATCCGGCTGGGTGACAAGAGCGACAAGTACTGCGACGGCCAGGTCGTCTGGATCACGGTTGGCCGCAGGTTCGGCACCCGCCGAAAGATCTTCGCCGCCGTCATTGACCGGGTTGAACTGAAGCGACTCGCCGAGGTTACGCCGCGCGAGATCGAGCGTGACAACCCTCAACTGCGGCGGCATGAGGACCTTGTGGAGTTCCTCTCCAAGATCTACGGTCGTCCGGTGACGCTTGATGACGAGGTCACCGTGATCCACTTCTCGCGGGTGGAGGAGGGCGAGGGCCTCCCACCCATGGACGTCTAG
- a CDS encoding RNA 2'-phosphotransferase, translating to MPSPGHERHNSRHQKLARLSRLAALVLRHRPDEVGIALDSGGFVQIEALAEALSTQPGWESLCADDLVALAVADPRRYELSDGRIRARYGHTVSVEQPGEAALPPEWLYLGTSAANAATIRETGLRPRERRFVHLSTTPQAAAEVARRHLTDPVVVVVLSRRAHDAGTEFWRAGAALFLTDGVSARFVLS from the coding sequence ATGCCGTCCCCTGGTCACGAACGACACAACAGCCGCCACCAGAAGCTGGCACGGCTCAGCCGGCTGGCTGCCCTCGTGCTGCGTCACCGTCCCGACGAGGTTGGAATCGCGCTGGACAGCGGAGGCTTCGTCCAGATAGAGGCGCTGGCCGAGGCGCTGAGCACGCAGCCGGGATGGGAGTCCCTGTGCGCAGATGACCTTGTGGCACTGGCGGTGGCCGATCCCAGGCGGTACGAGCTGAGCGATGGCCGGATCCGCGCTCGATATGGCCACACAGTCTCGGTCGAGCAACCCGGAGAGGCAGCGCTGCCCCCTGAGTGGTTGTACCTCGGCACCTCGGCGGCCAATGCCGCCACGATCCGCGAAACCGGCCTGCGCCCCAGGGAGAGGAGATTTGTGCACCTCTCCACGACGCCTCAGGCGGCTGCCGAGGTGGCGCGCCGGCATCTGACCGATCCGGTAGTGGTGGTGGTCCTCAGCCGGCGTGCGCATGATGCCGGGACGGAGTTCTGGCGGGCTGGGGCTGCCTTGTTTCTGACGGATGGCGTATCTGCCCGGTTTGTCCTGAGCTAG
- the ftcD gene encoding glutamate formimidoyltransferase produces MTPGGAFVAGRLVECVPNISEGRRGDVIDAVVDAVRRTPGVRVLNVQSDESHNRTVITFVGEGEAVARAALALVEKAVELIDLRQHHGEHPRLGAVDVIPFVPLGETAIEECVGLARWLGEQIWATLRLPVYLYAAAATAAHRVRLPDIRKGEFEGLAEKMLRDGWAPDIGDPRPHPSAGAVVVGARFPLIAYNINLRTTDVEIARAVARAVRGSSGGLANVQALGVVAASGLAQVTINILDASKTPMARIFDLVRVEAERYGVEIAESEVVGLVPLDAVVDAARAHLRMHSFDRGQILEVRLLE; encoded by the coding sequence ATGACGCCAGGAGGTGCATTCGTGGCCGGGCGGCTGGTCGAGTGTGTGCCAAACATCAGCGAGGGGCGGCGGGGTGACGTCATTGACGCGGTGGTCGACGCGGTGCGCCGCACTCCGGGGGTGAGGGTTCTCAACGTTCAGTCGGACGAGAGCCACAACCGGACCGTGATCACCTTTGTGGGGGAAGGTGAGGCGGTGGCCCGGGCGGCCCTGGCCCTGGTCGAGAAGGCGGTGGAGCTGATTGACCTGCGCCAGCACCACGGTGAGCACCCGCGTCTGGGCGCAGTTGACGTGATCCCGTTCGTGCCTCTGGGCGAAACCGCGATCGAGGAATGCGTCGGCCTGGCACGGTGGCTCGGCGAGCAGATCTGGGCAACCCTGCGGCTTCCGGTCTACCTGTATGCCGCCGCGGCGACCGCGGCGCACCGGGTCCGCCTGCCCGATATTCGCAAGGGCGAGTTCGAGGGACTGGCGGAGAAGATGCTCCGGGACGGTTGGGCGCCGGACATCGGTGATCCCCGTCCGCACCCAAGCGCCGGCGCGGTCGTCGTGGGCGCCCGATTCCCGCTCATCGCGTACAACATCAACCTCCGCACCACCGACGTGGAGATCGCGCGAGCAGTGGCGCGCGCTGTGCGCGGGTCCAGCGGCGGGCTGGCCAACGTCCAGGCCCTGGGTGTCGTCGCGGCGTCCGGTCTGGCGCAGGTAACGATCAATATCCTGGACGCGTCCAAGACGCCGATGGCCAGGATCTTCGACCTCGTGCGCGTTGAAGCGGAGAGGTACGGCGTTGAGATTGCCGAGAGCGAGGTCGTGGGGCTCGTACCGCTGGACGCAGTTGTGGACGCGGCCCGAGCCCACCTCCGCATGCACAGCTTCGATCGCGGGCAGATTCTAGAGGTGCGCCTGCTGGAGTAG
- a CDS encoding imidazolonepropionase: MLSADLIVEHASELITLAGHQDGPRTGGALLDLGLIADGAVAASESRIVAVGPTPQVRDLIRLEPASTVVDARGCVVLPGFVDPHTHLVFAGDRTDEFEMRLRGATYQEIAAAGGGILRTVEATRSADEETLVRLGKARLDRMLLCGTTTAEVKSGYGLSVRDEVRQLRAIRRLSQMHQVGLIPTVLAAHAVPEEFRGNPDGYVAEIIGQILPAAAKEGLAEFCDVFCDEGAFTPDQARAVLRAGVEMGLAPKIHADELSDQGGAALAAEVGAISADHLLYSSEAGLAAMARRGTVAVLLPTTAFFLGLPYADARRMIEMGVPVALASDFNPGSSPTWAMPAVISLACVGMKMLPAEAVAAATINAAWAVGRARDVGSLEPGKSADVLVLEVPDYRELAMHIGAPIVRTVIKRGRVAIQ; this comes from the coding sequence ATGCTCTCCGCCGACCTCATTGTCGAGCATGCCTCGGAACTGATCACGCTCGCGGGTCACCAGGACGGTCCGCGCACCGGCGGGGCGCTGCTGGACCTCGGCCTGATCGCGGACGGAGCAGTGGCCGCATCCGAGAGCCGAATCGTGGCGGTCGGCCCCACGCCGCAGGTGCGCGACCTAATCCGGCTCGAACCCGCATCCACCGTCGTGGACGCACGGGGGTGCGTGGTGCTCCCGGGATTCGTGGATCCACACACGCACCTGGTCTTTGCCGGAGACCGCACGGACGAGTTCGAGATGCGGCTGCGCGGGGCGACCTATCAGGAGATCGCCGCTGCCGGAGGCGGTATCCTGCGTACGGTCGAGGCGACGAGGAGCGCCGACGAGGAGACACTGGTGCGGCTCGGCAAGGCGCGACTGGATCGGATGCTGCTGTGCGGCACGACCACCGCCGAGGTCAAGAGCGGGTACGGGCTGTCGGTGAGGGATGAGGTCAGGCAGCTGCGCGCGATCCGGCGGCTCTCCCAGATGCACCAGGTGGGCCTGATCCCCACGGTTCTGGCGGCCCACGCCGTGCCCGAGGAGTTCCGCGGAAATCCCGACGGGTACGTCGCCGAGATCATCGGGCAGATCCTGCCGGCGGCCGCGAAGGAGGGCCTGGCGGAGTTCTGCGACGTGTTCTGCGACGAGGGCGCGTTCACGCCCGACCAGGCGCGGGCCGTCTTGAGAGCAGGCGTCGAGATGGGGCTGGCTCCCAAGATCCACGCGGACGAGCTCTCCGACCAGGGCGGCGCAGCCCTGGCGGCAGAGGTCGGAGCGATATCGGCGGACCACCTGCTCTATTCCTCTGAGGCCGGCCTTGCGGCGATGGCCCGCAGAGGCACGGTGGCCGTCCTGCTGCCGACCACCGCGTTCTTCCTGGGGCTGCCCTACGCCGATGCCCGCAGGATGATCGAGATGGGTGTGCCCGTGGCCCTGGCGAGCGACTTCAACCCGGGTTCGTCGCCCACATGGGCGATGCCCGCGGTGATCTCCCTGGCCTGCGTCGGCATGAAGATGCTTCCCGCCGAGGCGGTTGCGGCGGCCACGATCAACGCGGCCTGGGCCGTTGGCAGGGCGCGCGACGTCGGCAGCCTGGAGCCCGGCAAGTCGGCGGATGTGCTCGTGCTGGAGGTTCCCGACTATCGGGAGCTGGCCATGCACATCGGTGCGCCGATCGTGCGCACGGTGATCAAGCGCGGCCGCGTGGCGATCCAGTGA
- a CDS encoding deoxynucleoside kinase, producing the protein MIAVEGPIGVGKTTLARRLAERMGAELLLEVVEENPFLHGFYQDIRGRAFPTQLFFLLSRHRQQRSALGRLAAGGLVVSDYMFAKDRLFASLTLDAPELALYETVYELIAPQVPEPDVVVYLRATQDTLLRRIAARGRPFERALGPAYLARLAEAYDAYFERFDGAPVITVDTDALDLLHETGLARVVGAVAEVRA; encoded by the coding sequence ATGATCGCCGTGGAAGGGCCCATCGGGGTGGGCAAGACCACGCTGGCACGGCGCCTGGCAGAGCGCATGGGCGCGGAGTTGCTCCTGGAGGTCGTGGAGGAGAACCCCTTTCTGCACGGCTTCTACCAGGACATCCGCGGCCGGGCGTTCCCGACCCAGCTGTTCTTTCTTCTGAGCCGCCACCGTCAGCAGCGGTCCGCGCTGGGCCGGCTCGCCGCCGGAGGGCTGGTGGTTTCCGACTACATGTTTGCCAAGGACCGGCTGTTCGCCTCGCTGACCCTCGATGCCCCCGAGCTCGCGCTCTACGAGACCGTGTACGAGCTCATCGCCCCGCAGGTGCCGGAGCCCGACGTGGTGGTCTACCTGAGGGCCACGCAGGACACGCTCCTTCGGCGCATCGCCGCTCGTGGACGGCCCTTCGAGCGCGCCCTCGGCCCGGCGTACCTGGCACGCCTGGCCGAGGCGTACGATGCATACTTCGAGCGGTTCGACGGGGCGCCGGTGATAACGGTGGACACCGATGCCCTGGATCTGCTGCACGAGACCGGGCTGGCGCGGGTCGTGGGCGCCGTCGCCGAGGTGCGAGCATGA
- a CDS encoding deoxynucleoside kinase, with protein sequence MKWFVAMSGNIGSGKSTLTTLLCQRLGWQPYYEVVDENPYLPDFYADMARWSFHLQVFFLSRRFRHHQEILQAGHAVIQDRTIYEDVEIFARNLYLQGLMDERDFRAYHDLFQTMVGFLRPPDLVIYLRAPVEVLLERIRARSRDFERKIPADYLAQLNERYEEWVARFTLCPVLEVDAAALALDDIDGLIVQMQQRLSSLFPLGDARP encoded by the coding sequence ATGAAGTGGTTTGTGGCGATGAGCGGCAACATCGGCTCTGGTAAGTCCACCCTGACCACGCTGCTGTGCCAGCGGCTGGGATGGCAGCCCTACTACGAGGTCGTGGACGAGAACCCGTATCTTCCGGACTTCTACGCCGACATGGCCCGGTGGAGCTTCCACCTCCAAGTGTTCTTCCTTTCGCGCAGGTTCCGGCACCACCAGGAGATCCTGCAGGCAGGGCACGCCGTGATCCAGGACCGCACGATCTACGAGGATGTGGAGATCTTCGCACGCAACCTGTACCTGCAGGGACTGATGGACGAGCGCGATTTTCGGGCCTACCACGACCTGTTCCAGACAATGGTTGGGTTCCTTCGGCCTCCCGACCTGGTGATCTACCTGCGAGCGCCGGTGGAAGTGCTGCTGGAACGGATCAGGGCCCGCTCGCGCGACTTCGAGCGGAAGATCCCGGCCGACTACCTGGCCCAACTCAACGAGCGCTACGAGGAGTGGGTCGCGCGCTTCACCCTGTGTCCGGTGTTGGAGGTGGACGCCGCCGCGCTCGCCCTTGACGACATTGACGGACTGATCGTCCAGATGCAGCAGCGCCTCTCGTCTCTCTTCCCCCTGGGCGATGCGCGGCCGTGA
- a CDS encoding biotin--[acetyl-CoA-carboxylase] ligase: protein MTVSAESVPAGHLGRPFIWVGELGSTNDLARLLAGAGCPEGAVVVADRQTRGRGRQGRAWASPAGGLWCSILLYPSVDSPRGLLSMAVAVAVAQTVEQFVPGPAGIRWPNDIVIAGRKVAGILLEAAGAAVVAGIGINVGIELQAMPPEVAAIAGSLHLIAGHPIERRAVLDALLARLADCYSAWAAGGDAVSDAWGSRDLLRGKPIAVLQSGQGIEGVAEGIDREGALRIRTASGAVRPMVAGDVIQVLGPEDPSG from the coding sequence GTGACCGTCTCGGCTGAGTCAGTACCGGCCGGCCACCTGGGACGGCCTTTCATTTGGGTAGGCGAACTGGGGTCCACCAACGATCTGGCACGGCTGCTGGCGGGTGCCGGGTGTCCAGAGGGCGCCGTCGTCGTGGCGGATCGGCAGACACGCGGGCGCGGGCGCCAGGGGCGGGCGTGGGCATCGCCGGCGGGTGGTCTGTGGTGTTCAATACTACTGTACCCCTCTGTGGATTCGCCACGGGGCCTCCTGAGCATGGCCGTGGCCGTGGCGGTTGCCCAGACGGTCGAGCAGTTCGTCCCGGGGCCGGCAGGGATACGGTGGCCCAACGACATCGTGATCGCAGGCAGGAAGGTGGCTGGGATCCTGCTCGAGGCCGCAGGCGCGGCTGTGGTGGCCGGAATTGGGATAAACGTGGGCATCGAATTGCAGGCGATGCCTCCTGAGGTGGCCGCAATCGCCGGGTCGCTCCACCTGATCGCCGGCCACCCTATCGAGAGGCGTGCCGTGCTCGATGCACTGCTCGCCCGCCTGGCAGACTGCTACTCTGCATGGGCCGCCGGCGGGGACGCCGTGAGCGACGCCTGGGGCTCCCGCGACCTGCTGCGTGGGAAGCCCATTGCCGTGCTGCAGTCGGGTCAGGGGATCGAGGGCGTCGCGGAAGGGATAGACCGTGAGGGTGCCCTCAGGATCCGCACGGCCTCCGGAGCCGTCCGGCCAATGGTGGCCGGCGACGTGATTCAGGTCCTGGGGCCGGAGGATCCGTCAGGGTGA
- a CDS encoding quinate 5-dehydrogenase codes for MKSERHVVSVSLGSSSGDHRVETVLLGHPFIIERIGTGGDYRLFCQKIRELDGKVDAIGIGGINLTLVAGRRKYYIRDAVRAVEGMRTPVVDGGGIKNSWERHLIQHILPEEVGLTLRGRRVLLVASVDRYGMAEALVEVGADVVFGDLMFGLGVPIGLRGLATIRVLAAILLPVLTRGPFTWLYPTGKKQDQVTPKFGRAYRWAEVIAGDSHLIQRFMPDDLTGKTIITNTITAAGVEAFRSRRAALLVTTTPEMEGRSFATNVLEAIVVALSGLRPEQLGPADYLDWIRRAGLRPRVERLA; via the coding sequence ATGAAGTCCGAACGACACGTGGTCAGCGTCAGTCTCGGTTCCAGCAGCGGGGATCATCGGGTCGAGACCGTGCTCCTGGGCCATCCGTTCATCATCGAACGGATAGGCACCGGCGGCGACTACCGGCTGTTCTGCCAGAAGATACGCGAACTGGACGGCAAGGTGGACGCCATCGGCATCGGCGGTATCAACCTGACGCTCGTGGCGGGTCGCCGCAAGTACTACATCCGCGATGCCGTACGCGCGGTCGAGGGGATGCGCACGCCGGTCGTGGACGGGGGAGGCATCAAGAACAGCTGGGAGCGCCACCTGATCCAGCACATCCTTCCCGAGGAGGTAGGGCTGACGCTGCGGGGCAGGCGAGTGCTTCTGGTGGCATCGGTGGACAGGTACGGCATGGCAGAGGCGCTTGTGGAGGTTGGAGCGGACGTGGTCTTTGGTGATCTGATGTTTGGATTGGGCGTTCCCATCGGCCTGCGCGGGCTCGCCACGATCAGGGTGCTGGCAGCGATCTTGCTACCCGTGCTGACCCGAGGGCCGTTCACGTGGCTCTACCCGACGGGCAAGAAGCAGGACCAGGTGACACCGAAGTTCGGGCGGGCCTATCGGTGGGCCGAGGTGATCGCCGGAGATTCGCATCTTATCCAGCGGTTCATGCCTGACGACCTGACCGGGAAGACCATCATCACCAACACCATCACCGCTGCCGGAGTGGAGGCATTTCGGAGCAGGCGCGCCGCGCTGCTGGTTACCACGACGCCCGAGATGGAAGGACGTTCCTTCGCCACCAACGTCCTGGAGGCGATCGTGGTCGCGCTTTCGGGCCTGCGCCCAGAACAGCTCGGCCCTGCAGACTACCTCGATTGGATCCGGCGTGCAGGGCTCAGGCCCCGCGTCGAGCGGCTGGCCTGA
- a CDS encoding shikimate dehydrogenase: MARETRRFAFVVHPLVARDFVRKYPIARLVPDSVLERIGGWMKPLVASHITGVRSATGVEAEGWFIGLPMTSSLLLRSDPEAVYRKLVACGHLAESLGAGIMGLGAYTKVIGDRGVTVAERLGLPVTTGNSYTAATAVESSLLAAEEMGKAPRAAHAVVVGATGSIGAVCSRILARHVGSLLLVARNFDLLNGLAERIRAESGTDVGVTSDVHAAVRQADLLLAVSASPEVLIEPEDLRPGAVVCDVARPRNVSRKVCERRDDVLVFDGGVIKIPGEPDFGIDFGFPPGLGEACMAETMVLALEGRLEDYTLGRDLSCEQVDEIAEMARRHGFSIAGFRRFERAISPEEIASIRDAVARRAAPA; encoded by the coding sequence ATGGCCCGCGAGACCCGACGCTTCGCCTTCGTGGTTCACCCCCTGGTGGCGAGGGACTTCGTTCGGAAGTACCCGATTGCCCGCCTGGTGCCCGATTCGGTGCTAGAGCGGATCGGCGGATGGATGAAGCCGCTGGTCGCATCGCACATCACCGGCGTTCGCTCGGCCACCGGCGTGGAGGCAGAAGGATGGTTCATCGGCCTTCCGATGACCTCGTCGCTGCTCCTGCGTTCGGATCCCGAGGCCGTCTACCGCAAACTCGTGGCCTGCGGGCACCTGGCCGAGTCGCTGGGCGCGGGCATCATGGGCCTGGGAGCATATACTAAGGTCATCGGAGACCGCGGGGTGACGGTGGCCGAGCGGCTGGGCCTGCCGGTGACCACGGGCAACAGCTACACGGCGGCCACCGCGGTGGAGAGCTCGCTGCTGGCCGCGGAGGAGATGGGGAAGGCGCCGCGGGCGGCGCACGCCGTGGTGGTCGGCGCCACCGGCTCGATTGGAGCGGTGTGCAGCCGTATACTGGCCAGGCACGTGGGTTCCCTGTTGCTGGTGGCCCGCAACTTCGACCTGCTCAACGGGCTGGCGGAGCGCATTCGTGCCGAATCCGGGACGGACGTTGGGGTTACCTCGGACGTCCATGCCGCGGTGCGGCAGGCCGATCTGCTCCTGGCGGTGTCCGCTTCGCCCGAGGTCCTGATCGAGCCCGAGGACCTTCGCCCGGGGGCAGTCGTGTGCGACGTGGCACGTCCCAGGAACGTCTCGCGGAAGGTCTGCGAGCGGCGTGACGACGTGCTCGTCTTCGACGGAGGGGTGATAAAGATCCCGGGCGAGCCCGATTTCGGCATTGACTTCGGGTTCCCGCCGGGGCTCGGCGAGGCGTGCATGGCCGAGACGATGGTGCTGGCCCTGGAAGGCAGGCTTGAGGACTACACGCTGGGCCGTGACCTTTCCTGCGAGCAGGTGGATGAGATCGCGGAGATGGCGCGCAGGCACGGGTTCTCGATAGCGGGGTTCAGGCGGTTTGAGCGGGCGATCTCGCCGGAGGAGATCGCATCCATCAGGGATGCGGTGGCAAGACGCGCTGCGCCCGCTTGA